From the genome of bacterium:
CCAAGGGAGTAATCTCATCCTTTTCACCGCTGGTTATTACTCCACCCATATGACGCACCCTGAAACCTACCGGGTCATCTACCGGGCCTGTCACAATGACGAAGTTGCCGGTTTCGTCATGTCGGGTTCCCAACAGGTCGAGAAGTGAAAAAACCGGCAGAACCATGTTGCCACGGTATGAAAGGATGCCCTCAAGGGGAAGCCTTCCGCCCGGCACAGGCACCAGGGATGCCACGTCAAGAACTTCACGAACAGTTTCGATGGGAACCGCAAACCGGTAACTGCCAACGGTGAAGCTTATCAGTCTCCTTTCCAGCATCGGGTCAACTCCCTAAATCTAATGAAATCAGCCGGGAAAGGTCAAGTTCCAATACGAGCCCATCCTTTCGAAACCGTACTCCTGCAATGGGAACATCGGTGTAGGGAAGAGCCCTCAAGGGGAAGGCGGCCATCTCACTTGAGGCCTCGATGCCCAGTACATGGTCAACGGCAAAAGCTCTGCCTTCATCTCCCCATCTGACGACAACGACCTGAGAACTGTCGAACAAGCCGGATCCCGGAAGCAGGATGTCCACTGGAAGCCAGGCTCCCCTTGAATGAACCCAGTGCTGGGGATGCAACCCCTCCGGAGAGCCTTCAGGGATCACACCCTCTGGAAGATCCTGCACGGATTGGATCCTGTCCGCTCCAAGAATCTCATCGATATGGCCAAAAGGCAAACTGACCAGATGAGCTCCCGCACGAACAATAACAGCTCTGTCAGCCATTACCGGAATTCCCTCCTCATTTTGGCATCGTTTACCAAAACTACCATTTGCCATTGTATCAGTCAACCGAAGTCCCCGAAAGGTAACGTAAAAAATGGACTTTTATTGAACATCCAGGTTCCCGTGCATCAGGTGGGTATGGTATAGAGAAAAAGGAGAATGTTGAACGCAGAATGCAGAACGCAGAATAAAGCCTAAAACGTGAATGCTTGACGGATACTATGTTAAATGTTCACTGTTCACGCACCCACCTTTTGAAATTTGGAATTTGGAATCTGGAATCTGGAATTATTTTTTATGCCCTGGAAACTCTACAAATACATCCTCAATAAGTTTGTGTCCACCTTTGCAGCCGCCATCGGGGTTTTCACAGTTCTGTTCCTGATTGATCAGGCCTCACGGCAGGTTCAGCAGCTGGCGCCCCTCACCAGCAGCATCAAGGACTTTTTCCTGTCCTTTCTTCTGCTGGCGCCGCCCCTTCTGGCCTACACGATCCCCCTGGCCTTCCTCATATCCATGATCTGGACCCTGGAGCAAATGAAACAGGAAAGAGAGCTTCTGGCTATCATGGCTTCCGGGATCGCTCCTCTCCGGCTATTGACGCCTTTCATCGTTTTCTCCGTTTTCACCTTCGTTATAACCTATGTGGTGATCGGATACGTGGGACCGGCCAGCTTACGCCACTACAACACCCGTCTTGTGAACATGGCACGACAGAGTTTCATAAACGACCTGAAACCGGGAGCGCTGTTCGATGGGATCCAGGGCACTCTCCTTCTGGTCGGTGGTTTTGAAAGGGATTCCGGGCGCATAGACGGTCTTGTCATGATCCGCAGCGACCTGGGTGAGGCAGAAATGGGAGAGATCATTATCGCTCAGAGAGGTGAGATACAACCCCCCTCAGACAAGTCCAACGATCTGATCCTGAAACTCGCGAACGGGACAATTCATCCTGTCGCTTCCGCCGGGGAAGAATATCGTTCGGGATCTTTTGACAGCCTGGTTTCAAGGATCCAGAGCCAAACTCCCAGGACAAGCCTAAGAACTAAAGAGTACCTGATGGGCGCTTCCAA
Proteins encoded in this window:
- a CDS encoding LptF/LptG family permease, with amino-acid sequence MPWKLYKYILNKFVSTFAAAIGVFTVLFLIDQASRQVQQLAPLTSSIKDFFLSFLLLAPPLLAYTIPLAFLISMIWTLEQMKQERELLAIMASGIAPLRLLTPFIVFSVFTFVITYVVIGYVGPASLRHYNTRLVNMARQSFINDLKPGALFDGIQGTLLLVGGFERDSGRIDGLVMIRSDLGEAEMGEIIIAQRGEIQPPSDKSNDLILKLANGTIHPVASAGEEYRSGSFDSLVSRIQSQTPRTSLRTKEYLMGASNEDLRSWSGKTDNVADRRLAAMYAVEVNRRLAFPLTVLLYPFIVFPAAVSSGRHGKITAFSGSLLLFLMNFLLFSVGSRLAYQGMIPAALGAWFPVIFLTLAGLAVFPIFIAIQLRGTRASGGNRP
- a CDS encoding chemotaxis protein CheW, coding for MLERRLISFTVGSYRFAVPIETVREVLDVASLVPVPGGRLPLEGILSYRGNMVLPVFSLLDLLGTRHDETGNFVIVTGPVDDPVGFRVRHMGGVITSGEKDEITPLEGESSLTSDAIAGVLKKTGGEMILLEMDLLF
- a CDS encoding chemotaxis protein CheW, translated to MADRAVIVRAGAHLVSLPFGHIDEILGADRIQSVQDLPEGVIPEGSPEGLHPQHWVHSRGAWLPVDILLPGSGLFDSSQVVVVRWGDEGRAFAVDHVLGIEASSEMAAFPLRALPYTDVPIAGVRFRKDGLVLELDLSRLISLDLGS